The Sulfurimonas sp. genome includes the window ATGCCAATTGATACTTGTAGATGCCAATATAGCTATCTGTAAAAATCAACTCTATTTGTAACCAGTTCCAATCAAAAGGCTCAAAAAAACTAAGAGAAAAAAGTAATAATGCCCTTATATAAACTTTTTTTGTAAGAGCTAAAATACCAAAAAATAGCATATAAATAATGCCAAAAGCAAAGGTAATTATTGGTGTCATATAACCAACACCTTGGTACTCAAAACTATAGCCAACCCAGTAAAACCAAAGAAGTCCAATAGTAAATCCAGCGACTAAAACACCCCTTGAAGGTATGTACAATAGAAGTGCTAAAGCACTAATACTAAAGATTGTATTTAAAATCTTGATAGTAAAACCAAACTCTTCTAAGTATATAAAAGCACTAAATAAAAAGGCTGTTAATAGTCCTAAAATAAGTTCATATAATAAGCTGTTGTTTTTTTTAAAATTTTTAATTGTTTTTAGCATGTGTAATTATAGTCAATTTTCAGTCAACCCTTATAATATTTTATGTATAATCGCCCAAATTTAACTAAAGGATTTCCATGCCAATGGATATTATAACTCAATTAGCACCGTTTATATTTTTAATAGCGATCATGTATTTCGTGATTATTCGCCCACAACAAAAAGAGGCAAAAACAAGAAAAGCAATGTTAGCAGCTTTATCAAAAGGTGATAAAGTTTACACTAATGGTGGCTTTGTCGTAGTTATTCAAAAAGTTGAAGAAAATATTTTAAGCGTTAAATTAAATGATGATGTAATCGTTAGAATCTCAAGAGATGCAATAGCTAAGAAGTATGAGGATGAAGCTTAATTACCGTATAGTCATTTTTGCTTTAGCAATAATTTTTGGTCTGTTTTTCTCAGCACCATCTCTACTTCAACTCCAAGATGGCAAAAAAGTCACTTTAGGTCTTGATTTACAAGGTGGACTGCATATGCTTCTTGGTGTAAAAACTGAGGAGGCTACTAAATCTCGTATAAAATCAATCGCAGCAAGTATAAAACACTTTAGTGAAAGAAACGATATTTTAGTAGATGAGTTAAAATTTGACGAATCATCTATAACTTTTTCACTTTTAGACAGTGATGATGTAAAGCAGATGCAAGAATTTTTAAGCGAAATAGATGGCTCAGATATCTCCGTTAATGCTGAAACATTTTCTTTAAGCTTAACACCCCAAGAGATTGTAAGAACTGAAAAGTTAGCAATAGATCAAGCGATAGAAACTATCAGAAATAGACTTGACCAATTTGGTCTAGCTGAACCAGTAGTCGCACGGCAAGGTGAAGAAAAAATCTTAGTTCAATTAGCTGGAATCAAAACTCAAGAAGAAGAACAACGAGCAAGAGAACTTATTTCTCGCGCAGCAAAGCTTGAACTAATGGCAATAGATGAAGCTAGAAATGCTAGGGTTGGTGTTATGAGTGTTTCAGATGCCGCTGCATATGGCGATATAATTTTAGAAGATGTAAAAGATTCAAATAGAAAATACTTAGTTCGTGAAATTCCTATCTTAGATGGAGGTATGCTAACAGATGCATCTATGGGATTTGATCAAAGTAATAGACCTCTTATTAACTTTAAATTAAATGCTGAGGGTGCTGAAATTTTTGGAGATTTTACAGGCAAAAATGTTGGAAATAGACTAGCAGTAGTTTTAGATGGTAAAGTTTATTCTGCTCCAAATATTAATGAGCGTATTGGTGGAGGAAGTGGTCAAATTTCTGGAAACTACACAGTTATGGAAGCAAAAGATTTAGCAATTGCTCTTCGTTCTGGTGCTCTATTAGCTCCTATTTATCTTATGGAAAAACGCTCTGTTGGTCCAAGTTTGGGTTATGATAGTATTAAAGCTAGTATGATTGCTTTGATTGGTGGTTTTGTTTTAGTAATTATCTTTATGGTAGTTTATTATCGTATGGCAGGTGTTATTGCAAATATTGCACTTATAGCAAACTTGTTTATTATCTTGTCAGTAATGAGTCTATTTGGTGCAACTCTTACTCTCCCTGGTATGGCTGGGATTGTCTTAACTGTCGGTATGGCGGTAGATGCTAATGTTATTATTTCTGAGAGGATAAGGGAGTTGATTTATCAAGGTAAATCAATTCATAAGGCTATAGAAGAGGGTTATGCAAATGCAATGAGGGCTATCTTAGATGCTAACATTACAACTCTTATAGCAGCAGTTGTTCTTTATGCTTATGGAACTGGTGCTATTAAAGGTTTTGCAATAACTATTAGTATTGGTATCTTAGCATCTATGCTTACTGCAATTTTAGGTACTCATGGCATCTACGAAATGTTAGAATCAAAAATACAAAAATCAAAAAACAACCGTTTTTGGTTTGGGATTAAGGGTTAAAGATGGAATTTTTCAGATATACAAGAACCTTTAATTTTATGGGTAAGTCTAAGTTCGCAATGATTTTGTCAGTAGCAATTGTTTTAGCTTCTTTTGCTCTTTTAGCTACAAAAGGTCTTAATTACGGTGTTGATTTTGCTGGTGGTACTATAGTACAAGTTAAGTATGATACACCTGCTCCAATCAAAGAGATGCGAGAGAAATTAAAGGGTAATAAAATCTTTAGTGGAGCGTCTATTACAGAATTTGGCTCTCCTGATGAAGTCATTATTCGCATGAAGAGTACAAGTGGAAGCGTTACGGTAGATATCGGTGATATGACAAGAGAGGCCCTAAAGGGGACAGGAAACTTTGAGATTCGCCGTGTGGATATTGTTGGTCCAACAGTTGGAGCAGAGTTAAAAGAAAAAGGTATGATGTCTTTAGTATTAGCTATGTTTGGCATCTTGATTTATGTAGCCTTTAGATTTGAGTGGCGTTTTGCTGTTGCATCTATAATAGCACTAATACATGATATATCTTTAGCTTTAGGTGCTATTACATTGGTAGGCTTAGATGTAAACTTAGATGTATTAGCAGCACTTCTGACTATTTTAGGTTATTCACTTAACGATACTATCATTGTATTTGACCGTATTCGTGAAGGTGTTACAAGCTCAAAAAATACAGACCTAACGGAAATTATTAATGAGTCAGTCACAAGAACACTAGCAAGAACAACTCTAACTTCACTTACAACATTCTTTGTTGTATTTACGCTATTTATGTTTGGTGGTGAGATTATTCACGCTTTTGCATTTACACTTCTTGTAGGTGTTGTTGTAGGTACATACTCATCAGTTTTTGTTGCATCTCCTATACTTCTTTGGTTTGGATTTGATGTAAAAGCTTACCATGTTAAACTGGCAGCCAAAACAAAAAGAGAAGCAGAAAAACAGCGCATGCGTGATCAGTACGAGTCTGGAGTGATGTAACCTCTTTAGTTCTCTCTCTCTTGAGATGGAACTAGATTCACTATCCACATAATTTTCCTTTCAGTCACCCCTTAAGATTCTTTTTGTATAATCACTTCAATAAAATTAAGGAATTGTGATGGATTGGGGTAAAGTTATTTATGTGTTTTTCTCTTTAATGAGTTTAACATCAATCGCGGGATTTTTATATGAGCATAGTGCTGTTGCACTTTTTGTTGCAGGAAGTTTAAATTTAGTTTCAACAGTATTAAAAATAGGAGTAAGAAATTTACTCTCAGCTGAACTTTTAGCTTCATCTTTAGTTGCAGATTTACACTTGATTCCAGCATTTATATATTTGGAAGTTATTGGAAACTTAGAATGGGCTATTGCTTTAACAATAGGAGCTTTAATTGCTAACTTATTTTCAGTAGGACTTATTTATATAGAGAGTTCAAAAATTCACGATGAGTATTAGGAGTAAAGTTGGAATATAACTCACAACTTATAGAAAAAAAATGGCAAGATTATTGGGCAGAACATAAAAGTTTTGAGCCAAGCGAAGATTTTACAAAAGAAAAAAAATATATACTAAGTATGTTCCCTTTTCCAAGTGGAAGACTCCATATGGGGCATGTTAGAAATTATTCTATAAGTGATGCTTTTGCGCGTTTTCATCGTCAACTTGGAAAAAATGTACTTCATCCGATTGGTTTTGATAGTTTTGGAATGCCTGCTGAAAATGCTGCTATTAAAAATAATGCTAATCCAAAAACATGGACTTATGACAACATAGATTATATGAAAGGTGAGTTTAAATCATTAGGTTTTTCCTTTTCAAAAACAAGAGAACTTGCGACTAGTGATGAACTTTACACTAAGTTTGAACAAGGTTTTATTATCGATATGTTTGAGAGTGGACTTCTTTATCGTGAAAAAGGTTTACTAAACTGGTGCCCACATGATCAAACAGTTTTAGCAAATGAGCAAGTAGTAGATGGTTGTTGTTGGAGATGTGACACGCCAATAGTCAAAAAAGATATGAATCAGTATTATTTTAAAATAACAAAGTATGCTGATGAACTTCTTGACTCGTTAAAAAAACTTGATGGCGGATGGCCAAAACAAGTTTTAACTATGCAAGAAAATTGGATAGGAAAATCAAATGGTCTCGCCTTTGATCTTTTCTTTGATGAGAGTTCGTTATCAGTTTTAAATAATGAATTTAAAAACTTTGATGTTTTTACAACTCGTCCTGATACTATTTATGGAGTAAGTTATACAGCTTTAGCGCCTGAACATAAAATAGTTACTTATATGATTGAAAATAAACTTTTAAGTCATGATGTTATATCTCAAATAAAAGATATGAAAAATACATCATCAATAGATAGACAAAAAGAAAAAAAAGGAATCTCTCTAGGACTAAATGTGATTCATCCATTAACGGGCAAAAAAGTACCAGTTTGGATTGCTAATTTTGTTCTTATGGATTATGGCTCTGGAGCTGTTATGGCTGTTCCTGCCCATGATGATAGAGATTTTGATTTTGCGAAAAAGTACTCATTAGAAATTAATGCAGTTATTAACCCAAAAGAGGGTGAACATGATTTTAGTGCATCTGCATTTACAGATGCTGGAATACTTTTTAATTCAGCAGAATTTGATGGACTTAATTCTAAAAAATCTCAATACAATATTATTAAATATTTTGAAGAAAATAAAATAGGTCAAAAAACTACAAACTATAAATTAAAAGATTGGGGTGTTTCTCGTCAGAGATATTGGGGTGCTCCTATCCCTTTTGTTCATTGTGACTCTTGTGGTTTGGTAATGGAGAAAAAAGAAAATCTTCCTATTGCACTTCCAGCGGATGTTGAGATAACAGGAGAAGGAAATCCTCTTGATAAGCATCCAACTTGGAAACATTGTAAATGTCCAGAGTGTGGTAAAGATGCTGTTCGTGAAACAGATACAATGGATACTTTTGTTGAGTCTTCTTGGTATTTTTTACGCTTTTGTGCATCTGAGGCTAACTGGGAACAGGAAGCTTTTTCAAAAGAGCAGATAAAGTATTGGATGGGTGTTGACCAGTATATTGGTGGTATTGAACATGCCATTTTGCATTTGCTCTATGCACGATTCTTTACTAAAGTTTTTCGTGATTTAGGTTATATTGATTTTGATGAACCGTTTGACAACTTATTAACTCAAGGTATGGTTTTAAAAGATGGTGCTAAGATGAGCAAGTCAAAAGGAAATACAGTTGACCCAGATGCCATCATACAAAAATATGGGGCTGATACGGCAAGACTTTTTATACTTTTTGCTGCTCCTCCAACACAAGAGTTAGAATGGAATGATAATGCAGTAGAAGGAGCATACAAATTTATAAAAAGATTTAGTGATAGAAGTTCACATATTGTTAAAACTGATAATATTCCTTCAATCGAACATGCTACTCTTTCTAAAGATGAAAAATATGCAAGAAAGAAAGTTTATGAAGCCCTTGTAAGAGCAAATGAAGTATATAATGAAAAATATACTTTTAATACTTTAATAGCAGGATCAATGGAAGCAATGAACGCGCTTAATGCTCAAAGTAATTCAGATGTATGGAGTGAAGGTTTTTGGATTTTAAGTTCGATTTTAGAGCCAATTATTCCGCATATTTGTTGGGAAATAAGTGAAACATATTTTACTTTAAATAATTTAAACTCTCAAAAAGTTTTAGATGAAGTTTTTGTAGAAGATTCTATTACTTTAGGTGTTTCAATAAACGGAAAAAGAAGATGCGAGATAGAGATAGCTACTGATGAATCAAAAGAAAACATCATATCTATTGCCAAAGAAAAAGCTGAAAAATGGTTAGAAGGCAAGACAATAGTAAAAGAAATAGTTATTCCTAAAAAACTTGTTAACTTGGTTATAAAAGGTTAATAATGAAGTATTTGTTAACTTTTTTGATTCTTATAACTCTTACATCTTGTGGTTATAGACCAAGTTCAAAACTATCAAAAGGGGTTATGGGAGAGAAGATAAGTACGAGTATTATTATATCTGCTCAAGATCCTGAAAATACTGTGATTATTAAAGATGCAGTTGATCAAGCAGTCATAGAAGTTTTTCAAGCATCTTTGTGTAAAAAGTCAGAATCTGATACACATTTAGCTTTAAGTATTGCCACTCCATCATATACTCCTATTGTTTATGATTCAGATGGTTTTGTTATTGGTTATAGGATGAGTGTAACTTTGAGTATAATTAGGTATCATAGCGGATTAAGTAAAAAGTATACAGCTTCAGGAACATATGATTTTACTGTGGCTGCAAACGCTGTAGTGACTGACCAAGAGAGGTTTGAGGCTATTGGTTTTAGTGCATCAAAAGCGATTCGTTCATTTGTTGCTCAAGTTTCAGCAGAAGGTGCAAGAGCTAAAAAGTAAAGTGAGGAGATTGTTATGACTATACAAAGTATTATAAAAAAAGCTATAAAAAGACTTGAGTTAGAAAATAAATTATTAACACCAGATTTTTATGCTGAAGCATTTTGTAAAGAAGCAAAAAAAGCTGGTATGAATACTGAAGACTGTATTCATATTGAAAAGTTTTCTAAAACTTTAAACGAAGATACGCAAAAAGAGTTAAAAAATTATAGAATACAAACAATGGGTGAACTTGCTCGTTTTTTAATCTCAAAGTTAAATAGAACAAACTCAACTATATGTTCAGAACTACTTGAGTCACAAATGCTGTTAACAAAAAGGATTTTGCAAGTCGTTGAGGTTTTACATAATCGACAAGCAGGCGAACTTGCGAAGCAAAGTATCAAACTTCTTGGCTCAAATCCAACATCAGTAGAACTTAATCAATTTAGGCAGCATTGGATTAATTTTATTACAACATATGATGATAGTTTTTTAAATAAATTGGAATATTTTGGTAAAGTTGATAATAGAAATTTAAAAAAGACAATCGAAAATATAAATATTGCACTTTCAGATACAAATGAAAATAATTCTGAATTAGTTCGTGTTGCTTCCCTTTTAGTATCTTCATTTGTTCCCTCGATTGCTTCAAGTGTCAATGATAAAATAGCGTCACTTAGCCAAAAAATCCAATCCAATCCAACACTGCTAGATAGCATTAGTATTGAGGAAGAAGTTAAAACTATCATTTCTCTTAGAATTGCTCTAGATAAAGAGAGTGTGAAGGAGATGGTAGAGTCAATTGATGGAGTTTTAGATAAATTATCTTTAAGACTAATCGAGATGATAGAACGCTCAGATGATTCAACTATAGAGATACAAAAAATCAAAACTGATTTAGAAAATTATAATGATGGAAGTGTTACAAACTTTAAAATTTCACATAAAAAATTATTGGTTATTGCAACTGCTTTAGAAGAAACAACACAAACTTTAAGTAAAGACTTAAGGGGGCACAGTAACGAAGTTAATGCTTTAAGTATAAAAGTTAACAAACTTGAAAAAGAGCTAAAAGATGCTAAACAAATTTCTAAAGAGGATTTTTTAACTAAACTCTACAATAAAAGAGCCTTAGATGAGTTTATGAAGGTTAAAGAAGCTGAGTATAGCAGATATGGGCATAATTTTAGTG containing:
- the yajC gene encoding preprotein translocase subunit YajC, whose amino-acid sequence is MDIITQLAPFIFLIAIMYFVIIRPQQKEAKTRKAMLAALSKGDKVYTNGGFVVVIQKVEENILSVKLNDDVIVRISRDAIAKKYEDEA
- the secD gene encoding protein translocase subunit SecD; its protein translation is MKLNYRIVIFALAIIFGLFFSAPSLLQLQDGKKVTLGLDLQGGLHMLLGVKTEEATKSRIKSIAASIKHFSERNDILVDELKFDESSITFSLLDSDDVKQMQEFLSEIDGSDISVNAETFSLSLTPQEIVRTEKLAIDQAIETIRNRLDQFGLAEPVVARQGEEKILVQLAGIKTQEEEQRARELISRAAKLELMAIDEARNARVGVMSVSDAAAYGDIILEDVKDSNRKYLVREIPILDGGMLTDASMGFDQSNRPLINFKLNAEGAEIFGDFTGKNVGNRLAVVLDGKVYSAPNINERIGGGSGQISGNYTVMEAKDLAIALRSGALLAPIYLMEKRSVGPSLGYDSIKASMIALIGGFVLVIIFMVVYYRMAGVIANIALIANLFIILSVMSLFGATLTLPGMAGIVLTVGMAVDANVIISERIRELIYQGKSIHKAIEEGYANAMRAILDANITTLIAAVVLYAYGTGAIKGFAITISIGILASMLTAILGTHGIYEMLESKIQKSKNNRFWFGIKG
- the secF gene encoding protein translocase subunit SecF, which produces MEFFRYTRTFNFMGKSKFAMILSVAIVLASFALLATKGLNYGVDFAGGTIVQVKYDTPAPIKEMREKLKGNKIFSGASITEFGSPDEVIIRMKSTSGSVTVDIGDMTREALKGTGNFEIRRVDIVGPTVGAELKEKGMMSLVLAMFGILIYVAFRFEWRFAVASIIALIHDISLALGAITLVGLDVNLDVLAALLTILGYSLNDTIIVFDRIREGVTSSKNTDLTEIINESVTRTLARTTLTSLTTFFVVFTLFMFGGEIIHAFAFTLLVGVVVGTYSSVFVASPILLWFGFDVKAYHVKLAAKTKREAEKQRMRDQYESGVM
- a CDS encoding DUF6394 family protein; translation: MDWGKVIYVFFSLMSLTSIAGFLYEHSAVALFVAGSLNLVSTVLKIGVRNLLSAELLASSLVADLHLIPAFIYLEVIGNLEWAIALTIGALIANLFSVGLIYIESSKIHDEY
- the leuS gene encoding leucine--tRNA ligase — protein: MEYNSQLIEKKWQDYWAEHKSFEPSEDFTKEKKYILSMFPFPSGRLHMGHVRNYSISDAFARFHRQLGKNVLHPIGFDSFGMPAENAAIKNNANPKTWTYDNIDYMKGEFKSLGFSFSKTRELATSDELYTKFEQGFIIDMFESGLLYREKGLLNWCPHDQTVLANEQVVDGCCWRCDTPIVKKDMNQYYFKITKYADELLDSLKKLDGGWPKQVLTMQENWIGKSNGLAFDLFFDESSLSVLNNEFKNFDVFTTRPDTIYGVSYTALAPEHKIVTYMIENKLLSHDVISQIKDMKNTSSIDRQKEKKGISLGLNVIHPLTGKKVPVWIANFVLMDYGSGAVMAVPAHDDRDFDFAKKYSLEINAVINPKEGEHDFSASAFTDAGILFNSAEFDGLNSKKSQYNIIKYFEENKIGQKTTNYKLKDWGVSRQRYWGAPIPFVHCDSCGLVMEKKENLPIALPADVEITGEGNPLDKHPTWKHCKCPECGKDAVRETDTMDTFVESSWYFLRFCASEANWEQEAFSKEQIKYWMGVDQYIGGIEHAILHLLYARFFTKVFRDLGYIDFDEPFDNLLTQGMVLKDGAKMSKSKGNTVDPDAIIQKYGADTARLFILFAAPPTQELEWNDNAVEGAYKFIKRFSDRSSHIVKTDNIPSIEHATLSKDEKYARKKVYEALVRANEVYNEKYTFNTLIAGSMEAMNALNAQSNSDVWSEGFWILSSILEPIIPHICWEISETYFTLNNLNSQKVLDEVFVEDSITLGVSINGKRRCEIEIATDESKENIISIAKEKAEKWLEGKTIVKEIVIPKKLVNLVIKG
- the lptE gene encoding LPS assembly lipoprotein LptE; this encodes MKYLLTFLILITLTSCGYRPSSKLSKGVMGEKISTSIIISAQDPENTVIIKDAVDQAVIEVFQASLCKKSESDTHLALSIATPSYTPIVYDSDGFVIGYRMSVTLSIIRYHSGLSKKYTASGTYDFTVAANAVVTDQERFEAIGFSASKAIRSFVAQVSAEGARAKK
- a CDS encoding diguanylate cyclase, which codes for MTIQSIIKKAIKRLELENKLLTPDFYAEAFCKEAKKAGMNTEDCIHIEKFSKTLNEDTQKELKNYRIQTMGELARFLISKLNRTNSTICSELLESQMLLTKRILQVVEVLHNRQAGELAKQSIKLLGSNPTSVELNQFRQHWINFITTYDDSFLNKLEYFGKVDNRNLKKTIENINIALSDTNENNSELVRVASLLVSSFVPSIASSVNDKIASLSQKIQSNPTLLDSISIEEEVKTIISLRIALDKESVKEMVESIDGVLDKLSLRLIEMIERSDDSTIEIQKIKTDLENYNDGSVTNFKISHKKLLVIATALEETTQTLSKDLRGHSNEVNALSIKVNKLEKELKDAKQISKEDFLTKLYNKRALDEFMKVKEAEYSRYGHNFSVVMFDLDHFKDVNDNYGHDAGDAVLAAFAKILKKEARSVDIVGRFGGEEFMALLSETGIEGGVVFAQKVRKHVQKARFMYKNQRIHVTISCGVSERKKCTSLKNVVTSSDENLYKAKKDGRNQVVYK